One region of Mycolicibacterium rhodesiae NBB3 genomic DNA includes:
- a CDS encoding thiolase family protein: MSASDEVWILGIQMTKFGKHPDLDTVDLASEAAMGALSDAGVTMADIGVIAAGNLMNASAGIGQQLQKQIGQTGVPVYNVANACATGATALRTAIMAVKAGEVDYGLAVGVEKLSGAGLLGGGGSKRKDADTWTPGGRYGAVAPIDGRIGTETMPGVFAQIGMEYGHKYGGTSFELFAKISEKNHAHSTLNPLASYQKRFTLEQIMNDVMIAYPNTRPMCSANCDGAAAAVVCNGETLASLSLEQRRRAVKVSASVLTTDPYEEGCQVLPNVNTLTRKAATIAYEQSGVGPQDLDLVELHDCFATAELVHYDNLMLCEEGGAADFFNSGATWRDGSTPVNVSGGLESKGHPIAATGIANVWEICHHLRGEAGERQIANAKVGLAHVIGLGSACGVHILEKSAA; encoded by the coding sequence ATGAGCGCGAGCGACGAGGTCTGGATCCTCGGCATTCAGATGACCAAGTTCGGCAAGCACCCCGATCTCGACACCGTCGACCTGGCGTCGGAAGCCGCGATGGGCGCGCTCTCGGACGCCGGCGTCACGATGGCCGACATCGGGGTGATCGCCGCGGGCAACCTGATGAACGCCAGTGCCGGTATCGGACAACAACTTCAGAAGCAGATCGGTCAGACCGGGGTCCCCGTCTACAACGTCGCCAACGCATGCGCGACCGGTGCCACCGCGCTGCGCACCGCGATCATGGCGGTGAAGGCCGGTGAAGTCGATTACGGGCTCGCCGTCGGCGTCGAAAAGCTCTCCGGCGCAGGACTGCTCGGCGGGGGTGGCTCCAAGAGGAAGGACGCCGACACTTGGACGCCTGGCGGCCGGTACGGCGCGGTGGCCCCAATCGACGGCCGCATCGGCACCGAGACCATGCCCGGCGTCTTCGCGCAGATCGGCATGGAGTACGGCCACAAGTACGGCGGCACCAGCTTCGAGCTGTTCGCCAAGATCAGCGAGAAGAACCACGCACATTCGACGCTGAATCCGCTTGCGTCATACCAGAAGCGGTTCACCCTCGAGCAAATCATGAACGACGTCATGATCGCCTACCCGAACACCCGCCCGATGTGCTCGGCCAACTGTGACGGTGCCGCTGCCGCGGTCGTGTGCAACGGCGAGACGCTCGCATCGCTGTCGCTCGAACAACGGCGGCGGGCGGTGAAGGTGTCGGCGTCGGTGCTGACCACCGATCCCTACGAAGAGGGTTGTCAGGTCCTGCCGAATGTCAACACACTGACGCGAAAAGCCGCGACCATCGCCTACGAACAGTCCGGCGTGGGTCCGCAAGATCTCGATCTCGTCGAGCTCCACGACTGCTTCGCCACCGCCGAGTTGGTGCACTACGACAACCTGATGCTCTGCGAAGAAGGCGGGGCCGCAGACTTCTTCAACTCCGGTGCCACCTGGCGCGACGGCTCGACACCGGTGAACGTGTCGGGCGGGCTCGAGTCGAAGGGTCACCCTATCGCGGCAACGGGCATCGCGAACGTCTGGGAGATCTGCCACCACCTGCGCGGTGAGGCAGGCGAACGCCAGATCGCCAACGCGAAGGTCGGACTCGCCCATGTCATCGGACTGGGATCCGCCTGCGGCGTACACATATTGGAGAAATCAGCCGCCTAG
- a CDS encoding Zn-ribbon domain-containing OB-fold protein → MAGQIPFVDYLVLDDDEPHLVAQECTKCGARFFDRRNACANCFATDFTTTPIAREGTVRAFTIVAFAAPGIPVPFVAAVVDCDGTQVRANLINVEPDAEHVRDGMKVRLATYPIGTDSEGTQAIGFGFEPVS, encoded by the coding sequence GTGGCCGGACAAATACCCTTCGTGGACTATCTGGTGCTCGACGACGACGAGCCACATCTGGTCGCACAGGAATGCACGAAGTGCGGGGCCCGGTTCTTCGACCGGCGCAACGCCTGCGCCAACTGCTTCGCGACCGACTTCACCACGACGCCGATCGCGAGAGAGGGCACGGTACGAGCGTTCACGATCGTCGCGTTCGCCGCACCGGGAATCCCGGTTCCCTTTGTCGCCGCCGTCGTCGACTGCGACGGGACCCAGGTTCGCGCCAACCTCATCAACGTCGAACCCGATGCCGAGCACGTGCGCGACGGCATGAAAGTACGGCTCGCCACCTATCCGATCGGCACCGACTCCGAGGGCACGCAGGCGATCGGGTTCGGCTTCGAGCCCGTCAGCTGA
- the trhA gene encoding PAQR family membrane homeostasis protein TrhA: MIGRTDARAAAEIAPPPVVDDLPQGLADTVADLIGRPRARGWIHLCSAVAATVGGLALVSVAAVASSPRAILATLVYTVTIVTMFSVSAIYHRKHWHNPVALKWMKRLDHSAIFVFIAGSYTPFALLAMPPHIGNLVLMIVWSGAGAGVALKMWWPSAPRWVGVPLYLLLGWVAIWFAGSLLDGGGPIVVGLLVLGGFLYNVGAILYAVRWPNPWPQTFGYHEFFHAFTAAAAVTHYVAVWFVVL, encoded by the coding sequence ATGATCGGTCGAACTGACGCGAGGGCGGCTGCTGAGATTGCGCCGCCGCCCGTTGTCGACGACCTGCCCCAGGGGCTCGCCGATACCGTTGCCGACCTCATCGGACGGCCACGCGCCCGCGGCTGGATCCATCTGTGCTCCGCAGTCGCGGCCACGGTGGGCGGATTGGCGCTGGTGTCCGTCGCGGCCGTCGCGTCGTCGCCGAGGGCGATCCTCGCGACCCTGGTTTATACCGTCACCATCGTCACGATGTTCAGCGTCAGCGCGATCTATCACCGCAAACACTGGCACAATCCGGTGGCTCTGAAGTGGATGAAGCGGCTCGACCACTCCGCGATCTTTGTGTTCATCGCCGGTAGCTACACGCCTTTCGCGCTGTTGGCGATGCCGCCGCACATCGGAAATCTCGTCCTGATGATTGTCTGGAGCGGCGCGGGCGCCGGAGTGGCACTCAAGATGTGGTGGCCGTCGGCTCCGAGGTGGGTCGGAGTGCCGCTCTACCTCTTACTCGGCTGGGTGGCCATCTGGTTTGCGGGCAGCCTGCTCGACGGCGGCGGGCCGATCGTCGTCGGACTGCTCGTCCTGGGCGGGTTCCTGTACAACGTCGGAGCCATCCTCTATGCGGTCCGCTGGCCCAACCCGTGGCCGCAAACATTCGGCTATCACGAGTTCTTTCACGCATTCACCGCGGCCGCCGCGGTCACTCACTATGTCGCCGTCTGGTTCGTCGTGCTCTAG
- a CDS encoding DNA polymerase domain-containing protein — MGTREHRDGVDLTNLDEPLTPDAGATKRDLVDYLAAVADRMLPGLVDRPLTVLRVLRGREPFMQKNVPKYTPDWVATSTMWAEASHREVHYALCNDWRTLLWLANQRAVEYHPTLGLTPDVYRPTHLVLDLDPPGDDFTKVVAVAHLVRQALTDNGLAGAVKTSGAKGLHVFVPIDDSAPVDDVAAATRALAARAAALDPDIATTAFIVEDRGGKVFVDATRAGGATVAAAYSPRLRPGTPVSFPLEWSELDAVTPADFTVHTAIDVLDGRPSWTESMPAPQRLPADLIEHGHTIPVARVAAMHEGKRRAKARRESS; from the coding sequence GTGGGCACCAGAGAACATCGCGACGGAGTCGACCTCACCAATCTCGACGAACCGCTGACCCCGGATGCCGGGGCCACCAAGCGCGACCTCGTCGACTACCTGGCCGCGGTCGCCGATCGCATGCTGCCCGGACTCGTCGATCGCCCGCTGACCGTGCTGCGAGTACTGCGCGGGCGCGAGCCGTTCATGCAGAAGAACGTGCCGAAGTACACGCCGGACTGGGTTGCCACTTCGACGATGTGGGCCGAAGCGTCGCATCGCGAGGTGCACTACGCGCTCTGCAATGACTGGCGCACACTGCTGTGGTTGGCCAACCAGCGGGCGGTCGAATATCACCCGACGCTCGGTCTCACGCCGGACGTGTACCGGCCGACGCATCTGGTGCTCGACCTCGATCCACCCGGCGACGACTTCACGAAGGTGGTGGCGGTCGCGCACCTGGTGCGTCAGGCGCTGACCGACAACGGGCTGGCCGGCGCGGTGAAGACCAGCGGGGCCAAGGGTTTGCACGTCTTCGTCCCCATCGACGACTCCGCGCCCGTCGATGACGTCGCCGCGGCGACCAGGGCGCTGGCCGCCCGCGCGGCAGCACTTGACCCGGACATCGCGACGACGGCGTTCATCGTCGAGGATCGCGGCGGCAAGGTGTTCGTCGACGCCACCCGCGCAGGCGGGGCCACCGTTGCGGCGGCGTACAGCCCGCGGCTGCGTCCCGGAACTCCGGTGTCGTTTCCGCTCGAATGGAGCGAGCTCGACGCGGTCACCCCCGCCGACTTCACGGTCCACACCGCCATCGACGTGCTCGACGGCAGGCCATCGTGGACCGAATCGATGCCGGCCCCGCAGCGGCTGCCCGCCGACCTCATCGAACACGGCCACACCATCCCCGTCGCCCGCGTGGCGGCGATGCACGAGGGCAAGCGACGGGCCAAGGCGCGGCGCGAATCGTCGTAG
- a CDS encoding SDR family oxidoreductase yields MTDAQFSTHAQLFDLTGKRALVTGGTRGIGLMIARGLVQAGARVVISSRKADACEDAKVELSGFGEVTAIPADLSRHDECLRLADEVTAGDEPLHILVNNAGATWGEPLESFPDSAWDKVLDLNVKSPFWMVQALLPALRGTASADEPSRVINIGSIDGLRPSRLPVYSYVSSKAALHQLTRKLALDLGPEYITVNAVAPGPFQSKMMAATLETFGDSIAASAPLRRIGRDDDMAGVAVFLASRAGSYLTGAVIPVDGGIATTASA; encoded by the coding sequence ATGACCGACGCCCAGTTCAGTACCCATGCCCAGCTGTTCGATCTCACCGGAAAGCGCGCCCTGGTCACCGGCGGTACGCGCGGTATCGGGCTGATGATCGCCCGCGGCCTGGTGCAGGCCGGCGCCCGCGTGGTGATCAGTTCGCGCAAGGCCGATGCATGCGAGGACGCCAAAGTTGAGTTGTCGGGTTTCGGGGAGGTGACCGCCATTCCCGCCGACCTCTCCCGGCATGACGAATGCCTGCGGCTGGCCGACGAGGTCACCGCGGGCGACGAGCCGTTGCACATCCTGGTCAACAACGCCGGAGCGACATGGGGTGAGCCGCTCGAGAGCTTTCCCGACTCGGCATGGGACAAGGTGCTCGATCTCAACGTCAAGTCGCCGTTCTGGATGGTGCAAGCGCTGCTGCCCGCACTTCGCGGCACCGCGTCGGCCGACGAGCCGTCGCGGGTCATCAACATCGGCAGCATCGACGGCCTGCGGCCCAGCCGGCTGCCGGTGTACTCCTACGTCAGTAGCAAGGCCGCGCTGCACCAGCTGACCCGGAAGCTTGCGCTCGACCTCGGGCCGGAGTACATCACCGTGAATGCCGTTGCGCCAGGGCCGTTCCAGTCGAAGATGATGGCGGCGACGCTCGAGACGTTCGGCGACTCGATCGCCGCGTCGGCGCCGCTGCGCCGCATCGGTCGTGACGATGACATGGCGGGTGTTGCGGTGTTCCTGGCCAGCCGGGCGGGCTCGTACCTCACCGGCGCGGTCATTCCCGTCGACGGAGGCATCGCCACCACGGCGAGCGCCTGA
- a CDS encoding GNAT family N-acetyltransferase, whose translation MAGLSVVRADELAELGVFAGCPTEALVPLAAQLQPLVAAPGQVLMQQGELAVSFLLIGSGRAEVTHTGIDGHDTVAELQAGLIVGEISLLRDTPRTATVVATERLTGWVGDREAFATMLEIPGMVEKLVRTARQRLAAFITPIPVELRDGSVYYLRPVLPGDSERTTNGPVEFSSETLYRRFQSMRTPTKSLMTYLFEVDYIHHFVWVMTEGVDGPVVADARFVRDEKDPRDAEVAFIVGDDYQGRGIGTFLMAALVVTANYVGVDRFTARVLSENHPMRAIMDHFDAAWHRDDLGVVTTTIDVPDPRSLGLPSSLVKKIRGATARVIKAVD comes from the coding sequence GTGGCCGGCCTGTCTGTCGTCAGAGCCGACGAACTCGCCGAATTGGGGGTCTTCGCCGGCTGCCCAACCGAGGCCCTGGTACCGCTGGCGGCGCAATTGCAGCCGCTTGTCGCGGCGCCGGGCCAGGTGCTCATGCAGCAGGGCGAGCTCGCGGTGTCGTTTTTGCTGATCGGCTCCGGCCGCGCCGAAGTGACCCACACCGGAATTGACGGACACGACACCGTCGCGGAACTGCAGGCCGGCCTCATCGTCGGCGAAATTTCTTTGCTGCGCGATACGCCACGGACCGCGACGGTGGTGGCGACCGAGCGGCTCACCGGCTGGGTCGGTGATCGTGAAGCTTTCGCCACCATGCTGGAGATCCCCGGCATGGTGGAGAAGCTGGTGCGCACGGCCCGGCAGCGCCTCGCCGCATTCATCACACCGATCCCGGTGGAACTGCGCGACGGAAGCGTTTACTACCTGCGCCCGGTGCTACCGGGAGACAGCGAACGGACCACCAACGGACCCGTCGAATTCTCCAGCGAGACGCTGTACCGCCGCTTCCAGTCGATGCGCACGCCGACGAAATCGTTGATGACCTACCTTTTCGAGGTCGACTACATCCACCACTTCGTCTGGGTGATGACCGAAGGTGTCGACGGCCCGGTCGTCGCCGATGCGCGCTTTGTGCGCGATGAGAAGGACCCGCGTGACGCGGAGGTGGCGTTCATCGTCGGCGACGACTACCAGGGCCGAGGCATCGGTACATTTTTGATGGCGGCGCTGGTGGTCACGGCGAATTATGTTGGCGTTGACCGCTTCACCGCGCGAGTACTCAGCGAGAACCATCCGATGCGCGCGATCATGGACCACTTCGACGCGGCGTGGCACCGGGACGATCTCGGTGTCGTCACCACCACCATCGATGTGCCGGACCCACGGTCGCTGGGGCTGCCGTCGTCTCTGGTGAAGAAGATCCGCGGTGCCACAGCACGGGTCATCAAGGCCGTCGACTGA
- a CDS encoding shikimate 5-dehydrogenase: MKPTLTKDTRLCISLSGRPSNIGTRFHNYLYDVLGLDFIYKAFTTTDIAAAIGGVRALGIRGCSVSMPFKQDVIELVDVVEQSAAAINAVNTIVNDDGRLTASNTDYLAVQRLIAKHGLRPEQSLLLKGSGGMASAVASAFRDNGFEHGTVIARNAETGQALAQRLGYEYASDVANRTADVIVNITPVGMSGGAEENDLAFDGETIAAAHTVFDVVAMPSETPLITAARSAATAVITGAEVIALQAAEQFERYTGVRPSDEQIAAASAVSRA; this comes from the coding sequence ATGAAGCCGACTCTCACCAAGGACACCCGACTGTGCATCTCGCTGTCGGGCCGGCCGAGCAACATCGGCACCCGATTTCACAACTACCTGTACGACGTGCTGGGACTCGACTTCATCTACAAGGCGTTCACGACAACGGACATCGCCGCCGCGATCGGCGGTGTGCGCGCGCTCGGCATTCGCGGCTGCTCGGTGTCGATGCCGTTCAAACAGGACGTCATTGAACTCGTCGACGTCGTCGAGCAGTCCGCGGCGGCCATCAACGCCGTCAACACGATCGTCAACGATGACGGCCGTCTCACCGCATCGAATACCGATTACCTTGCGGTTCAGCGCCTCATCGCCAAGCACGGCCTGCGCCCGGAGCAGTCGCTGCTGCTCAAAGGGAGCGGTGGCATGGCCAGCGCCGTCGCTTCGGCGTTCCGGGACAACGGTTTCGAGCACGGCACCGTCATCGCGCGCAACGCCGAAACCGGTCAGGCGCTCGCGCAGCGCCTCGGCTACGAATACGCCTCCGACGTCGCTAACCGGACCGCCGACGTGATCGTCAACATCACCCCGGTGGGTATGTCGGGCGGTGCCGAGGAGAACGACCTCGCCTTCGACGGCGAGACGATCGCTGCGGCGCACACCGTATTCGACGTCGTCGCAATGCCTTCGGAGACACCGCTGATCACGGCGGCGCGCTCGGCGGCCACCGCCGTCATCACGGGCGCCGAGGTGATCGCGCTGCAGGCGGCAGAACAATTCGAGCGATACACCGGCGTGCGGCCGAGCGACGAGCAGATCGCCGCGGCGTCCGCGGTGTCGCGTGCCTAG
- a CDS encoding LpqN/LpqT family lipoprotein — MSKSVRAGVIAIAAVALGLSLAGCGSDTKTEPSKSETTSSKTTTTTTTTSEEAAPTTSGEAAGPNKTIVDYIRENNIVETPVKRGDPGSPTIDLPTPEGWEDAGSRTPEWAYGAIMSTDPAFAADPPSVIAIVSKLTGNVDPAKVLEFAPGEIRNLPGYDGAEEGTSDELSGFDATQIGGTYKKGGVTRAIAQKTVVIPGKDGLYVLQLNADGLEDQMGALMDATAAIDDQTTITP; from the coding sequence ATGTCCAAGTCAGTGCGGGCCGGCGTCATCGCGATCGCGGCCGTGGCGCTCGGCCTGAGCCTGGCCGGTTGCGGATCGGACACCAAGACCGAGCCGTCCAAGTCCGAGACCACGTCCAGCAAGACGACGACAACGACCACCACGACCAGCGAAGAGGCCGCACCCACCACGTCGGGCGAGGCGGCGGGACCGAACAAGACGATCGTGGACTACATCCGCGAGAACAACATCGTCGAGACGCCGGTCAAGCGCGGGGACCCGGGCTCGCCCACCATCGACCTGCCCACCCCTGAAGGTTGGGAGGACGCGGGCAGCCGCACCCCCGAATGGGCTTACGGGGCAATCATGTCGACTGACCCGGCGTTCGCCGCGGATCCGCCGTCCGTCATCGCGATCGTCTCCAAGCTGACCGGCAACGTCGACCCGGCCAAGGTGCTCGAGTTCGCGCCCGGCGAGATCAGGAACCTGCCCGGCTACGACGGCGCTGAGGAGGGGACCTCCGACGAGCTCAGCGGCTTCGACGCGACCCAGATCGGCGGCACCTACAAGAAGGGTGGTGTCACCCGCGCCATCGCGCAGAAGACAGTCGTGATTCCGGGCAAGGACGGACTCTATGTCCTGCAGCTCAACGCCGACGGTCTCGAGGATCAGATGGGCGCCCTGATGGATGCGACCGCGGCCATCGACGACCAGACCACCATCACGCCGTAG
- a CDS encoding PE-PPE domain-containing protein produces MIRSLGVVGLALLSVVGLVVSWTAATVVQLTATALIMGGTDHPLSATGDDRNYVESYLDNAVNLFINPAAESPSESGPIEGVNPGDRVYAVTYPAEFFPVFGSRTFDSSVDAGRDNLNGCVRGTACAFNDEVDDPANPNPAIPPGPDFTVFGYSQSAVVASLVKKDLIANRPADGTDVSFFLLANPMRPNGGVLARGPEGMTIPILGITFYGATPTNSCEGGGECYETVDVAAQYDGLGGDAPASLTNVLAIANAVAGYYYLHGDLQNKSFEDAEYQGSAGDTDYYIVPARRLPILMPFESFVPSPILTLLEAPLKAAIEAGYARDVNPGVATKVGLLPFRNPVQAVVNILKAIPVGVDDAIAEASGDPANRPLGTAPVTSPFGVGGPELPDPPAADNNANLMFASRTGQAPAAHEEIPETVTPVEGTVDGEGVAQENAAGNGEEVVVEDVTAQQGTQKPASTTPRVTKPLNRVGEQVRTALDQIRLPKIRGPIRFDSQRDAKPPSTAQTGGHETPNGEQNSAPPPAGDAAA; encoded by the coding sequence ATGATTCGTTCGCTGGGGGTGGTGGGCCTGGCGTTGCTAAGCGTCGTTGGTCTGGTCGTGTCGTGGACCGCGGCCACCGTCGTTCAGCTGACGGCGACGGCACTCATCATGGGCGGCACCGACCATCCCCTGAGCGCAACCGGGGACGACCGCAACTACGTCGAGTCGTATCTGGACAACGCGGTCAACCTATTCATCAACCCGGCTGCGGAGTCGCCCAGCGAAAGTGGCCCGATCGAGGGGGTGAACCCCGGGGATCGTGTCTATGCGGTCACCTATCCCGCGGAGTTCTTCCCCGTGTTCGGCTCGCGGACCTTCGACTCGTCGGTCGATGCGGGACGCGACAACCTCAACGGCTGCGTGCGCGGAACGGCGTGCGCGTTCAACGACGAGGTCGATGATCCGGCGAACCCGAACCCGGCCATCCCCCCTGGTCCCGACTTCACGGTGTTCGGCTATTCGCAGAGCGCCGTCGTGGCCTCACTGGTGAAGAAGGATCTGATCGCGAACCGTCCCGCTGACGGCACCGACGTGTCTTTCTTCCTACTCGCGAATCCGATGCGCCCCAATGGCGGTGTCCTGGCACGGGGACCCGAGGGCATGACGATCCCGATCCTCGGCATCACCTTCTACGGGGCCACCCCGACGAACAGCTGCGAGGGCGGCGGCGAATGCTACGAAACCGTCGACGTCGCAGCGCAATACGACGGTCTCGGCGGTGACGCGCCGGCCAGCCTCACGAACGTGCTGGCGATCGCCAACGCCGTGGCCGGGTACTACTACCTGCACGGCGACCTACAAAACAAGAGCTTCGAGGACGCCGAGTATCAGGGCTCGGCCGGCGACACCGACTATTACATCGTCCCCGCCCGCCGGTTACCGATCCTGATGCCTTTCGAGTCGTTCGTGCCGTCGCCGATCCTGACCCTGCTCGAGGCTCCGTTGAAGGCCGCGATCGAGGCAGGCTACGCACGCGACGTCAATCCCGGCGTGGCCACCAAGGTGGGACTGCTCCCGTTCCGCAACCCGGTACAGGCCGTCGTGAACATCCTCAAGGCGATTCCGGTGGGTGTGGACGATGCGATCGCCGAGGCCTCCGGAGACCCGGCCAATCGGCCGCTCGGCACTGCGCCGGTGACCAGTCCGTTCGGGGTTGGCGGTCCCGAGCTGCCCGACCCGCCGGCGGCCGACAACAACGCGAACCTGATGTTCGCGTCACGGACGGGCCAAGCACCTGCCGCCCACGAGGAAATCCCCGAAACGGTCACCCCTGTGGAAGGGACCGTCGACGGGGAAGGCGTCGCACAGGAGAACGCCGCCGGAAACGGGGAAGAGGTCGTCGTGGAAGACGTGACCGCCCAGCAGGGCACCCAGAAGCCCGCGTCGACCACACCTCGAGTCACCAAGCCGCTGAACCGGGTCGGAGAGCAGGTCCGCACCGCGCTGGACCAGATCCGCCTGCCGAAGATCCGCGGTCCGATCCGGTTCGACTCGCAGCGCGACGCCAAACCGCCGTCAACGGCGCAAACCGGTGGGCACGAAACCCCCAACGGCGAGCAAAACTCCGCTCCGCCACCGGCCGGCGACGCCGCGGCCTGA
- a CDS encoding DUF5642 family protein, whose product MSPGAAPQVNPARIDRARDELPDGYEVANIAGPVRTAVWWGFGAQSTADPPQCGVLADPVVDAASTRGWSGSGAGGIVYAVVSESAEGLDPAVSAECDRWSLSGGHADGTVTSTAAPTIEGAATVAMTTDTTTVVEGGTETHSHADTVVAHLRNHVVVVSVVTDPGSPNPRLGADFANELMVKTVAALRS is encoded by the coding sequence ATGTCGCCGGGCGCGGCGCCCCAGGTGAACCCGGCCAGAATCGATCGCGCGCGCGACGAGCTGCCGGACGGGTACGAGGTCGCCAACATCGCGGGGCCGGTTCGAACGGCGGTGTGGTGGGGATTCGGCGCGCAGTCGACGGCCGATCCGCCACAGTGCGGTGTGCTGGCGGATCCCGTCGTCGATGCCGCGTCGACGAGAGGCTGGTCGGGATCCGGGGCGGGCGGCATCGTGTACGCCGTCGTGTCCGAATCGGCGGAGGGCCTCGATCCGGCGGTGAGCGCCGAGTGCGACCGGTGGAGCCTTTCGGGCGGACACGCCGACGGCACTGTCACCTCGACCGCCGCGCCGACGATCGAGGGCGCGGCGACCGTCGCGATGACGACCGACACGACGACCGTCGTCGAAGGCGGTACCGAAACTCACTCCCATGCCGACACCGTCGTCGCCCACTTGCGCAACCACGTCGTGGTCGTGTCCGTCGTGACCGATCCCGGGTCGCCGAATCCGCGACTGGGCGCAGATTTCGCGAACGAATTGATGGTGAAAACGGTGGCGGCGTTGCGGAGTTGA